From Puniceicoccaceae bacterium, the proteins below share one genomic window:
- a CDS encoding HDOD domain-containing protein gives MNGMPGAIELIRNLPALSSLPAVIEELERALDKGDASMDDLGEIVKKDTDLTARLLRLANSSFYGFPKGVESVGEALSLIGIEQMKQLLSGSSVIEYFKDIPSDTVNMRSFWEHSIATGIAAKVIAVQRRAPNPELYFVSGLIHDIGRLVFYLRIPEQTAQMLEQYDRDDQKPLYEWEQATFGYDHGKVGGALLRKWDFPTSLVEAVTHHHRPAYADLYFAEASVIHLADFVVHALGIGNSGERLAPPFDTGAWQRLDLPHTALRVTVRETAKQYADVVSLFMSH, from the coding sequence ATGAATGGAATGCCCGGAGCGATCGAATTGATCCGCAATCTGCCAGCTCTGAGTTCGTTACCGGCGGTGATCGAGGAGCTGGAGCGGGCGCTCGACAAAGGGGATGCGTCCATGGATGACCTCGGGGAGATTGTGAAAAAGGATACGGATCTCACGGCCCGACTCTTGCGATTGGCGAACAGCAGCTTCTACGGCTTTCCCAAAGGAGTGGAGAGCGTGGGGGAGGCACTCTCCCTGATCGGTATTGAACAAATGAAGCAGCTGCTCAGTGGCAGTTCGGTGATCGAATATTTCAAGGACATTCCTTCGGATACGGTCAACATGCGCTCCTTTTGGGAACACTCCATCGCAACCGGCATTGCGGCCAAGGTCATCGCGGTACAGCGGCGTGCACCAAATCCGGAGCTGTATTTTGTATCGGGACTGATTCACGACATTGGACGCCTCGTGTTCTATCTGCGCATTCCCGAACAGACTGCACAGATGCTGGAGCAGTATGATCGTGATGATCAAAAACCGCTGTATGAATGGGAGCAGGCCACTTTTGGCTACGATCATGGCAAGGTGGGTGGTGCACTGCTGCGCAAATGGGATTTTCCGACCTCACTGGTCGAGGCTGTCACACATCACCACCGACCTGCCTACGCGGATCTCTACTTTGCAGAGGCGTCCGTGATTCATCTCGCGGATTTTGTGGTGCATGCGCTTGGCATTGGAAATAGTGGGGAACGCCTGGCTCCACCTTTTGATACTGGGGCCTGGCAACGCTTGGATTTACCGCATACGGCCTTGCGCGTGACCGTGCGCGAGACCGCAAAGCAGTATGCGGACGTTGTTTCGCTGTTCATGAGCCACTAG
- a CDS encoding class I SAM-dependent methyltransferase — protein sequence MNQHPSFLLHAWLRPHAFVSSHASLQNTADIHPEDLIQSEGVDGLCRTAEEYYRQIRHPDWLLRKPFGDAETASHVLPRLGFVLQGLRLRKGDTVLDFGAGTCWLGKILHTMGCRVICLDPSETALELGRQVVGYEAMSEADRERMQFLHFDGHRIELPDESVDRILCFDALHHVPNLESILSEFARITQAGAVVALNEPVGRHSCTAASQHEMRKYRVLENDLDLNSICDRMRKLGFTPPHFRFYPSDDVFLTYRERRCLLGRGIWGKLKLCRRLFRNLTQTMRNEAVCFFEKPGAIMDSRSTRGLAGKISWVQKPELANWHGHQPVKAVIELQNTGQAHWLFENAEDHGVVKLGCWVVDGEGDGHERVLLTRKIPHAMEPGARTVLEVELENLPLGFRSLRFDLLATHVIWMSQLGCSSLHMEAEPAAEHP from the coding sequence ATGAATCAGCATCCCTCGTTTTTATTGCATGCATGGCTTCGCCCACATGCGTTCGTTTCTAGTCACGCCAGTCTGCAGAATACAGCGGACATTCACCCGGAGGATTTGATCCAGAGCGAAGGGGTGGACGGTCTGTGCCGCACTGCTGAGGAATATTACCGGCAAATCCGGCATCCGGATTGGTTGTTGCGCAAGCCCTTTGGTGATGCGGAAACGGCGAGTCATGTGTTGCCCCGACTTGGATTTGTGTTGCAGGGGCTGCGCCTGCGCAAGGGAGATACCGTGCTGGATTTTGGTGCGGGGACCTGTTGGCTGGGCAAGATTTTGCACACGATGGGTTGTCGGGTGATTTGCCTCGATCCATCGGAAACAGCACTCGAGTTGGGTCGACAAGTGGTGGGTTATGAGGCAATGAGCGAAGCGGACCGGGAGCGAATGCAATTCCTGCACTTTGATGGACACCGCATTGAACTGCCGGACGAGAGCGTGGACCGCATCCTGTGTTTTGACGCACTGCACCATGTGCCGAATCTGGAGAGCATCCTGAGTGAATTTGCACGCATCACCCAAGCAGGTGCTGTGGTTGCGCTCAACGAACCTGTGGGCAGGCACAGCTGCACTGCTGCGTCACAACACGAAATGCGCAAGTATCGCGTGCTTGAGAATGACCTCGACCTGAACTCGATTTGCGACCGCATGCGCAAGCTCGGGTTTACACCTCCGCATTTTCGGTTTTATCCAAGTGATGATGTGTTTTTGACCTATCGGGAGCGGCGTTGCCTGCTCGGTCGGGGGATTTGGGGAAAGTTGAAGTTGTGCAGACGATTGTTTCGCAATCTGACGCAAACGATGCGCAACGAGGCCGTCTGTTTTTTCGAGAAACCCGGAGCGATAATGGATAGCCGCTCAACGCGTGGTTTGGCAGGTAAGATAAGTTGGGTACAAAAGCCCGAGCTGGCAAACTGGCATGGTCACCAACCTGTGAAGGCAGTGATCGAATTGCAGAATACGGGACAGGCCCATTGGCTGTTCGAAAATGCGGAGGATCACGGTGTGGTCAAACTGGGTTGCTGGGTTGTGGATGGTGAAGGTGACGGACACGAACGCGTGCTGTTGACCCGGAAGATTCCCCATGCGATGGAGCCGGGTGCCCGGACAGTGTTGGAAGTGGAGCTGGAAAACCTGCCGCTGGGCTTTCGATCCCTGCGTTTTGATCTGCTCGCGACACATGTGATATGGATGAGCCAGCTCGGATGTTCCAGTCTGCACATGGAAGCTGAGCCTGCTGCGGAACACCCATAA